The sequence below is a genomic window from Lolium perenne isolate Kyuss_39 chromosome 4, Kyuss_2.0, whole genome shotgun sequence.
TAACAAACAATAAATTTACTTCCAAGTGCATGTTAACACGATAAGGCATGGTAGTACCATAACTTATCTTGCCTCCTTCAAGTCTAATACAGAATATTTCATTTGTAATACAATGTATGCTGCATATCAAACTTATTTCCTGGTAAGAACTGATGTGTTGCTCTTATATTTCTCAGAACATGGAGGAATGTAGTACGACGAAATCAACTGTCAAAAGACTTATGGAGGGCGAGCTGAGCAAGCAAAAACAGCCAAAGAAGATTCCAAATGATGAGGTTCAAAGAATATTGGCTGACCTGGGACATGATGCTTGTCTGGACAAAAGCACAACACAGAATAGCAAACCAGAGGGCATCACAAATCCCAAGGCAGACATCAGCATtgcttcttcctctgcatcgcTGGATCCCAGCGGTTCAAAGTCCATGAAACATGCAGAAGAAGATAACATTGAGCTTGCTTTATCGGATTTCCTAGGAGAAGTTGCTTTGTCAGATTTCATGGGAGAAGTCTATAAGTACCATGATGAAGGGGCTGATGATTGCATGAGTAACAGTGAACTATGTCCCGAGTTGAAGTCCCTTATTGATACAAATCTGGACGAGTTTAGCAACCCTCTATGTGATCTTGCTTATAAGAAAATTCTAGTCAGTGAGGGAAGGGAGCTTGTTGACAACAAACATCTCCATAACAGATATGTAGGAAACAGGTTAGAGACCAAAAGAATGACTGAAAGATCTAATATTATCGAAGACACCAAGTCTTCAAATCAGCATGAATTAGTCATCAAGACAAAGAATAAAGAGAGCAAGAATATATTCTTCTGGAAGAAAGATAAATCAAGCAGACAACATACACCAGAAAGAAGTTCCCAGCCAGTTAACAAAATAGTTATACTGAAGCCAAATCCAAAAGCAGGGTTTGGACCGATTGTGGCAACTGCATCAACTCAAGCTCCAGGATACCGTGCAGCAGAGTGTTCTACATTTTCAGTTAAGGAAGTCAGGAGAAGATTCAGAATCGTGACTggagaaaatagaaaaggaagACCCTCAGTAAATGAAGATGAGGTGCAAGGAGATCCATGTAGGCCAAGACATTCAGTTTTTACAATTAAAAAGGATTCCAGGCAGGTACCTCCAGCTACTGCTAAAAATGATGTTAAACATTCAGACAGCAGTATGCAAAAGCAAATAAATGGTGAACTAGCTGTTATCAACAGTGACATATCTACATCAAAGGATGCATCCATCTTCTATGCAGAAGCCAAAAAACATTTAACAGAAATTCTAAAAGACAAAAGTCATACTGACAAGTATCCAAGTCCAACAGTTCAGATCTCAAGATCCTTGGTAAGAATGCTTTCCCTCCCTCAGTGCACTACGTCATCATCAACTGGGAGCACCCCAAGGGTAAAACACTGCATTGAACTTTCACCTGAAGACAAAGATATATGTGCCGTACACAAGGCTGAAAGGGAAGAATCTGCAAACGGAAGAAAGGAATCAGAGGAAAACCCGGAAAGTGTTGAATGTGAAGCATCGGATCAACAAGCAGATCAGGAAAGACATTATAATGAAGAAGCCACAAAACATGGTGAGTGCATAA
It includes:
- the LOC127297401 gene encoding uncharacterized protein isoform X2 gives rise to the protein MVAGRGHLRRKSRDFEEIDEDRDNMEECSTTKSTVKRLMEGELSKQKQPKKIPNDEVQRILADLGHDACLDKSTTQNSKPEGITNPKADISIASSSASLDPSGSKSMKHAEEDNIELALSDFLGEVALSDFMGEVYKYHDEGADDCMSNSELCPELKSLIDTNLDEFSNPLCDLAYKKILVSEGRELVDNKHLHNRYVGNRLETKRMTERSNIIEDTKSSNQHELVIKTKNKESKNIFFWKKDKSSRQHTPERSSQPVNKIVILKPNPKAGFGPIVATASTQAPGYRAAECSTFSVKEVRRRFRIVTGENRKGRPSVNEDEVQGDPCRPRHSVFTIKKDSRQVPPATAKNDVKHSDSSMQKQINGELAVINSDISTSKDASIFYAEAKKHLTEILKDKSHTDKYPSPTVQISRSLVRMLSLPQCTTSSSTGSTPRVKHCIELSPEDKDICAVHKAEREESANGRKESEENPESVECEASDQQADQERHYNEEATKHGVELDVMCIEEIDKPDHSETIHSAQCIPAEQHIYNSPLDMMEGANGSKEHDEMFPGSPENVIENREHQDPETPIPSTSLELISQEENHEKQEQPSPVSVLEPLFHEDANSPDNKSTIKCDLRQDVLRPQYYLDARSDQEIFWEDRDARLGYIKAVLELSELYTHKNPEIWNLEDELISTCVFEELHQHNQTDDVKLFFDCVCQAITVVQGTHFRNTPCLPFLTRNIKAPPTGHNLVSEINKHIEGHLCYQFPSTLDHLVDKDLEECSWMDLRPESRDVAVDIWEFLLDELLEDVSYDLLI
- the LOC127297401 gene encoding uncharacterized protein isoform X1 — encoded protein: MGKTRQRRATQIQEKNVGCTWGLIRMFYSRRDPKLILDRKQGNRRHSFSGFPGRGHLRRKSRDFEEIDEDRDNMEECSTTKSTVKRLMEGELSKQKQPKKIPNDEVQRILADLGHDACLDKSTTQNSKPEGITNPKADISIASSSASLDPSGSKSMKHAEEDNIELALSDFLGEVALSDFMGEVYKYHDEGADDCMSNSELCPELKSLIDTNLDEFSNPLCDLAYKKILVSEGRELVDNKHLHNRYVGNRLETKRMTERSNIIEDTKSSNQHELVIKTKNKESKNIFFWKKDKSSRQHTPERSSQPVNKIVILKPNPKAGFGPIVATASTQAPGYRAAECSTFSVKEVRRRFRIVTGENRKGRPSVNEDEVQGDPCRPRHSVFTIKKDSRQVPPATAKNDVKHSDSSMQKQINGELAVINSDISTSKDASIFYAEAKKHLTEILKDKSHTDKYPSPTVQISRSLVRMLSLPQCTTSSSTGSTPRVKHCIELSPEDKDICAVHKAEREESANGRKESEENPESVECEASDQQADQERHYNEEATKHGVELDVMCIEEIDKPDHSETIHSAQCIPAEQHIYNSPLDMMEGANGSKEHDEMFPGSPENVIENREHQDPETPIPSTSLELISQEENHEKQEQPSPVSVLEPLFHEDANSPDNKSTIKCDLRQDVLRPQYYLDARSDQEIFWEDRDARLGYIKAVLELSELYTHKNPEIWNLEDELISTCVFEELHQHNQTDDVKLFFDCVCQAITVVQGTHFRNTPCLPFLTRNIKAPPTGHNLVSEINKHIEGHLCYQFPSTLDHLVDKDLEECSWMDLRPESRDVAVDIWEFLLDELLEDVSYDLLI